A portion of the Lolium rigidum isolate FL_2022 chromosome 1, APGP_CSIRO_Lrig_0.1, whole genome shotgun sequence genome contains these proteins:
- the LOC124682719 gene encoding GDT1-like protein 5, translating to MSPSLLGGLTKSLAMTVLSEVGDKTFFAAAILAMRHPRKLVLAGCLSALTVMTALSASLGWVAPNLISRKWTHHITTLLFFVFGIWSLWEGFKEDGESEDLAEMEAKLDADFKSNKGESKNKSKATDDKKKQKRPFLMQFFSPIFIKAFSITFFGEWGDKSQIATIGLAADENPFGVVIGGVIAQALCTTAAVMGGKSLASQISEKMVELSSGVLFLLFGIMSLLSGPEGQL from the exons ATGTCGCCGTCTCTGCTCGGG GGGCTTACCAAGTCGCTGGCCATGACGGTGCTCTCCGAGGTCGGAGACAAGACCTTCTTCGCCGCCGCG ATTCTGGCCATGCGCCATCCCCGGAAGCTTGTCCTTGCCGGCTGTCTATCTGCGTTAACA GTGATGACGGCTTTATCTGCTTCTCTAGGCTGGGTTGCACCGAATCTG ATATCGCGAAAATGGACCCATCATATCACCACTCTGCTGTTCTTTGTGTTTGGCATCTGGTCGTTGTGGGAAGGCTTCAAAGAAGACGG AGAGTCAGAAGATTTGGCTGAAATGGAAGCAAAGCTG GATGCGGACTTTAAGAGTAACAAAGGAGAATCAAAAAATAAATCAAAG GCAACTGATGAtaagaagaaacagaaaagaccATTCCTCATGCAGTTCTTCTCACCAATTTTCATAAAG GCATTTTCCATTACTTTCTTTGGTGAGTGGGGTGACAAGAGCCAG ATTGCTACAATTGGCTTGGCTGCTGATGAAAATCCTTTTGGTGTTGTCATCGGGGGAGTCAT AGCTCAAGCACTTTGCACCACTGCTGCTGTCATGGGAGGGAAGAGCCTAGCCTCACAGATATCTGAGAAGATG GTTGAATTGTCAAGTGGAGTGCTATTCCTGTTGTTTGGCATAATGTCTTTGTTGTCAGGACCAGAAGGGCAACTGTAA